In Erigeron canadensis isolate Cc75 chromosome 8, C_canadensis_v1, whole genome shotgun sequence, the DNA window aaacattcgTCGATTATATGAAATGCTAAAACCAAAAGGCGAATTTTGATTAACGGATTATAAAATCCGCTACATTATTTCTAGTATATATCTCGAAATAAAGGTGTATATGCATTTAACATATTCTTTTTTGGTATGTTATAGCAATTACAACAGTTGTTACAGTAGCTGAGATACTAAAAAACAATGGTCTTGCTATTGAGAAAAGTAAGTGTTTTATGCATTCATAATCGTATATCGTATATCGAATCATAGACGTCACTAATACATATGTGTTTTTACAGAGGTCGTTACTTCCACCATCGGCATGAAGGATGAAACAAGGGGCCGGCTAATTCAAAAGGCTAGGGTTAGTTTTACAAATCCTCATATGTTAAAACCAGATAGTATTAGTATTCTATCGTATTGATCGAAACCAACATTATATTTATGGGGTAGTGATCCATATGTTTTGATCCATTCACAACAATCGTACATTAATTTCAAAACCGATAAATACTAACATTTCTTGCTCCTCTGTGTTATTTATCTCTTTTAAATTGATATGTAGATCGAGATTGTACTGGGGAAGACCGAGAAGTATGCGTCTATGGCGACTCCACCCAGCGCTCAAGCACGCGAGAAGGAAGCAGCTGCTAacaaggaagaaaaaaaacagtAGGATTGACGATATATACTTTCTTCATTTATATAGAGATGTGGTAATCATATAGTCTATTTTGTGTTTCCTCCCCTCGATGCACCCAGATTTTAAAGATTTGAGGTCGTAATATTCGAGTCAAGTCTGTATTAATATGTTTCATTTGTGTCTTGAG includes these proteins:
- the LOC122580527 gene encoding uncharacterized protein At2g34160-like, whose amino-acid sequence is MTTETAVVAPVLTSAPVSPVVVTSPVLTSPTTDQHPKKNRIQVSNTKKPLFFYVNLAKRYIQQHDEVELSALGMAITTVVTVAEILKNNGLAIEKKVVTSTIGMKDETRGRLIQKARIEIVLGKTEKYASMATPPSAQAREKEAAANKEEKKQ